GGAGGTGATCGCGCCGACGGTGGTGGCGCGGGTGGAACGGAAGAGCTCCATCCAGATGCCTTCGACGTTCCTGCTGTCGAGTCCGGGGAGGAGGGGGACCAGGTGGTCGCGCAGCATGGAGAGGACTGCGCGACCACCGGTTCCGATCGTGTAGGAGTAACCGACACCCGTGAGCCCGTCTGCAGTGTCGATCTCGAGGAAGATCGTCTCCTGCTTGATGAAGCTCTGGACGGCGTCGGTGCGCATCGTCTCGACCTCGAGGTCGATGAGTGAGGCGCGTGCCGCAGTGATGGTGGTCATGGTGTCGGTCGGCTCCGTGGTTACTTGCAGTCGAGCAGGTCGTTCTCGAACAGGTCCATGATCGAGTCGGACTCCGCATCCTGCTCGTCGGTGTAGGTCTCGACGTTGTCGGTCGTGACGACGAACGAACCCGAGTCGACGATCACACCCGGGTCCTTGACGGTGCAGGCCTTGGTCTGCAGCTGCGCGAGCACCCACGAGCCGACGAACGCCTGACCGGTCGGGTTCTGCACGACGGTCGCCGAGACGGAACCGTCGGCGATGCCGTCGAGGATGACCGCGTCGTCGTCGATCGCGACGACCTTGATCGGCAGACCGGACTCCTTCACTGCGGAGGCCGAGGCGACAGCGGGGTTGTACGCGGTCGAGACGAATCCGTTGATCTCGGAGCCCTTGGCCGCGAGGAGGTCGGCGACGGCCTTCTGCGCCGTGCCGAGGTCGACGTCGATGTCGGTGACGGTGCTGAGGAGCGTGACCGCGCCGCCGGTCTCTTCAACGGCCTTCTCGACGCCGGCGATGCGACGCTGGGTGTTCGAGTCGACGTTGTTGCCGGTGAGGTGCACGAGGTTGCCCGTGCCGCCCATGGCCTCGATCGCGGCGACTGCAGCCTTGTACGCGGCGACCTCGGTGTCGGTCG
The sequence above is a segment of the Agromyces hippuratus genome. Coding sequences within it:
- a CDS encoding sugar ABC transporter substrate-binding protein; this translates as MAVRTKAARGLLATAAIALALTTAACTSKAADTGAGSGEAGDLASVNVALVPGGSHPYFQPWAAAGEAAVEEFGLGSTVFNETAEWDQAKQNEVLNSLAAQGVNAFGIFGVSPTDINTTFKMLKDQGFAVGSIASCPAGDVNEADFCLSTDTEVAAYKAAVAAIEAMGGTGNLVHLTGNNVDSNTQRRIAGVEKAVEETGGAVTLLSTVTDIDVDLGTAQKAVADLLAAKGSEINGFVSTAYNPAVASASAVKESGLPIKVVAIDDDAVILDGIADGSVSATVVQNPTGQAFVGSWVLAQLQTKACTVKDPGVIVDSGSFVVTTDNVETYTDEQDAESDSIMDLFENDLLDCK